One stretch of Bactrocera tryoni isolate S06 unplaced genomic scaffold, CSIRO_BtryS06_freeze2 scaffold_7, whole genome shotgun sequence DNA includes these proteins:
- the LOC120781667 gene encoding uncharacterized protein LOC120781667 isoform X1 translates to MEKSDTDSEYQSGALGPPTKKKLRTEIVHKKCVTTDSRQDFKPSETQSIDNESRRGLPLQIIGDIVIEHDNNQMEVNDGNLTIDHVQKPRQLIEVRLNKAPKTSAERGRDFRARKALLKQQCKQQQEPDAIVEIANDTSNIITSNMDILLRHIREVDIGQSSIGDICAAHCVLDDGTNIIMKTYDLWSSRF, encoded by the exons atggAGAAAAGTGACACAGACTCCGAGTATCAAAGCGGTGCTTTAGGACCACCAACTAAGAAGAAATTACGTACGGAAATTGTGCATAAAAAGTGTGTGACAACAGATTCAAGACAAGATTTTAAACCTAGTGAGACCCAATCAATTGATAATGAATCACGAAG AGGTTTACCATTACAAATAATTGGTGACATCGTGATTGAACATGACAATAATCAAATGGAAGTTAATGATGGAAATCTCACTATAGATCATGTACAAAAACCGAGACAATTGATTGAAGTTAG GTTAAATAAAGCGCCAAAAACTTCTGCAGAACGTGGTCGAGATTTCAGAGCACGAAAAGCACTGCTTAAACAACAATGTAAGCAACAACAGGAACCAGATGCAATAGTTGAAATTGCTAATGATACCTCGAATATAATAACTTCGAACATGGACATTCTATTACGACATATTCGTGAAGTTGATATTGGTCAGTCATCAATTGGTGATATATGTGCTGCTCACTGTGTTTTGGACGATGGAACAAACATCATAATG AAGACTTATGATTTATGGTCGAGTAGGTTCTGA
- the LOC120781667 gene encoding uncharacterized protein LOC120781667 isoform X2, whose product MEKSDTDSEYQSGALGPPTKKKLRTEIVHKKCVTTDSRQDFKPSETQSIDNESRRGLPLQIIGDIVIEHDNNQMEVNDGNLTIDHVQKPRQLIEVRLNKAPKTSAERGRDFRARKALLKQQCKQQQEPDAIVEIANDTSNIITSNMDILLRHIREVDIGQSSIGDICAAHCVLDDGTNIIMTYDLWSSRF is encoded by the exons atggAGAAAAGTGACACAGACTCCGAGTATCAAAGCGGTGCTTTAGGACCACCAACTAAGAAGAAATTACGTACGGAAATTGTGCATAAAAAGTGTGTGACAACAGATTCAAGACAAGATTTTAAACCTAGTGAGACCCAATCAATTGATAATGAATCACGAAG AGGTTTACCATTACAAATAATTGGTGACATCGTGATTGAACATGACAATAATCAAATGGAAGTTAATGATGGAAATCTCACTATAGATCATGTACAAAAACCGAGACAATTGATTGAAGTTAG GTTAAATAAAGCGCCAAAAACTTCTGCAGAACGTGGTCGAGATTTCAGAGCACGAAAAGCACTGCTTAAACAACAATGTAAGCAACAACAGGAACCAGATGCAATAGTTGAAATTGCTAATGATACCTCGAATATAATAACTTCGAACATGGACATTCTATTACGACATATTCGTGAAGTTGATATTGGTCAGTCATCAATTGGTGATATATGTGCTGCTCACTGTGTTTTGGACGATGGAACAAACATCATAATG ACTTATGATTTATGGTCGAGTAGGTTCTGA
- the LOC120781771 gene encoding uncharacterized protein LOC120781771, whose amino-acid sequence MSGKSDLWNHFIKMDLGNTCKYCHQEVKAKGNTTNLRNHLLRRHSTINTVSVKKKSECESGGGSKCDNARNGEGHEQVLDNMILDIVPVPHLQNADNTDAESVASSAASLSVLKQQTLTSCLTNIKSFGDNGVKRGQITNAIVFMIAKDGLPLNTVEKTEFQYLMKAVAPLYKVPARKTITHMIDDKYDILSTQLKLKIQEVEALPLTADVWTDSHNSQSYLALTGHCIYI is encoded by the exons ATGTCGGGTAAAAGTGATCTATGGAATCATTTCATAAAAATGGACTTAGGAAACACATGCAAATATTGTCACCAGGAAGTAAAAGCTAAGGGAAACACAACAAACTTGCGTAATCATTTACTAAGACGACATTCAACAATTAACACTGTAAGTGTCAAAAAGAAGAGTGAGTGTGAAAGTGGTGGTGGTAGTAAATGTGATAATGCACGAAATGGTGAAGGACATGAACAA gttCTTGACAACATGATTTTAGACATCGTGCCAGTTCCACATTTGCAAAATGCTGATAATACGGATGCTGAAAGCGTGGCTTCTTCTGCTGCCTCTCTATCAGTCTTAAAACAGCAAACATTGACATCTTgcttaacaaatataaaatcattTGGAG ATAATGGTGTTAAGCGTGGTCAAATAACAAATGCAATAGTCTTCATGATAGCAAAGGATGGTTTACCTCTCAATACTGTGGAAAAAacagaatttcaatatttaatgaaaGCAGTAGCACCGCTTTATAAAGTTCCAGCCAGAAAAACAATTACTCATATGATTGACGATAAATATGACATTCTTTCGACacaactgaaattaaaaatacaagaaGTAGAAGCATTACCTTTAACTGCAGATGTTTGGACTGACTCGCATAATAGTCAAAGCTACTTAGCCTTAACTGGtcattgtatatacatatga